GTTTTATTTTCTGCCCATATTCATAATAGGTTTCAAAAATCTCATCTATATCCAATGCAGGTGCATCATACATTCTTTCAAACAGGCGATTCTTTTCTTTAAGATTCTGCTCCAATTTCTTGTAAAAAGCATCCTTATCAAGCAGATCGGCAATTCGAATTCCGACTCTGGCAGCTTTGTCCATATACGCAGGACCAATCCCTTTTTTTGTTGTGCCAATTTTGTTGGCGCCCTTCTCCTCTTCCTGCAGAATATCAAGCTTAATATGATAAGGTAATATCACATGGGCCCGGTTACTCACAAAAAGGTTGTCCGTATTTACACCATGGCCATGCAAATAGTCCAGCTCTTCAAGAAATGCTTTCGGATCGATCACCATTCCATTTCCCAGAACACACCGCTTATCACCGAAAAAGATCCCTGATGGAATCAAATGCAATTTATATGTGTTTTCCTCGAACTTGATCGTATGACCGGCATTATTTCCGCCCTGGTATCGTGCCACGACTTCTGCATGCTCTGACAAAAAGTCGGTAATCTTTCCTTTTCCTTCATCGCCCCACTGTGTTCCTACTACGACTACTGAGGACATGACGCACCTCCAAGAATTTCGTTTAATATGTGTTTATCTTAATCCACCACTCAGTTTACCAATTTGACACCCCTGCGTCAACCATAACACGAACATAATATTGCTTTTAAAGTTTAATGTTCGTGTTTTGACATATTATTAAATGTTTTTTCAGAGGTATTGTTCCTATGCTGATTGTAAAACTTTATCACAGCTAAAGTGTGACAGCTGTTCAACAAACCCACTTTCACAGTGTCTTCTTTGCTGCAAAGGGATATGTCGACGTTGCCCGCAAAGGGCGGTTTTAGTCGACCCTTCTTGATGTAACCCTGCGAAGTCTTTGGACTCGTGCTATTCCTGCAGTCACCCATGTATCGCAAAAGCAGCTATACACCACAATGTCCTCTACTTCCCTCTGCTCCAATCACTCTATTTAATTCAGTGGCTAGAGCGGTTCTACTCACATACGAGTTAGGGAATACCCTCTCATACCAAGCTCGGGGAAAACACGGAGACTCCTGTGGGAGCAAAAGAGGCCACTGAAAAAGTCCTCTAAATATCTAGGTAGGAGGTGATTTATAATCTGCGATTGCTTATAATGAAAATAATAAAAAAGAAAGTGGGAGATCGTAAATGTTAGCAAGTCAACAATCCTTAAACATTAGCTCCTATACGGATCTCTACGAGATCATTATTCCTAATGATAATTTTCTCCGTCGCATCAATGAGCTAGTTGATTTTAGTTTTATTATAGAGGAATTAAAAAATAAGTATTCTCATAATAATGGACGAAATGCGGTCTCCCCTATTCGAATGTTCAAATACCTACTGTTGAAACGTATTTATGATCTATCAGATAGTGACGTTGTAGAACGCTCAAGATATGATATGTCCTTTAAATATTTTTTGGAAATGGCTCCTGAGGACCCAGTCATTGATTCGAGTTCCTTAACAAAGTTTCGCAAATTGCGTCTCGAGGATAAAAATATGTTAGATTTACTTATTAATAAAACCGTTGAAATCGGGATAGAACAAGGTGTACTCGAGAGTAATATATTAATTGTGGATGCCACACATACCGCTTCTCGAAACAATTCTAAATCAGCCAATGACTTTTTAAAAGAGAAAGCGAAGCTGGTGCGTAAAGCTGTATATGGGTTTGATGAATCTATGAAAGAAAAATTTCCAGTCAAACCTTCTTACGATGATATTAATGAAACAACTGAGTATTGTGAGTCTCTAATCAAGACGATTGAACAAGAACCGGAAATCAGCAACATGCCGACTGTGAAGGAAAGAATAAATCTATTAAAAGAAGTCTTGGATGACTGCGAACATCAAACAGTTCTTTCGGATGACCAGGATGCCCGCACAGGGCACAAGACATCAGATAGTTCATTTTTTGGTTACAAAACACATTTGGCTATTTCAAGGGAGAGAATTATTACAGCTGCATCAGTTACTACAGGAGAGAAAAGTGATGGTAAGTATTTAAAAGAACTCGTACAAAAAAGCAAAGATGCTGGCATGAAAGTAGATACAGTTATTGGAGATACTGCATACTCTGGAACGAATAACTTAAAGTTAGCAAAAGAAGAATCGTTTCAATTAGTGTCCAAACTGCATCCGGTTATTACAAATGGAAAAAGACACGATACTGGGTTTGAATTTAATAAGGATGCAGATATGTTTGTATGTCCGGCAGGACATTTAGCAACAAAAAAGTTATACAAGAATAGAAAAAATCGAAATGCCCAATTAAAGTTTTACTTTGATGTGGATAAGTGTAAAACTTGTCCTTTACGGGACGGATGCTATAAAGATGGAGCCAAAACCAAAACGTATTCTGTTTCAGTGAAGTCAACGGAACATAAAGATCAGGAGGCTTTCCAGCAAAGTGAAGCTTTTAAAGAAATAGCAAAAGATCGATACATGATTGAGGCTAAGAATAGTGAATTGAAAAATAGGCACGGATACGACAGAGCCGCATATTCGGGTTTATTTGGCATGGAATTGCAAAGTGCGGCGACGATATTTGTAGTTAATTTAAAAAGAATAATGAAGCTGATAGACAAAAAAGAGCAAGCTTCTGAGTAATAGAGGAGCTTTTTTTCTTTTTACTGCGAAAAAAAGCTCCGTTTTTTTGTTTTATTTTTCTTGTTTCGCTCTTCCTAAAAAAAGAGGGTGATTTTCAGTGGCCTCGAGCAAAAGCCTAGGAGTCTGTCCGACGGAATGAAAGTATTACCAGATAAATGGGTGGAATGCCGAACTTTCATGTATAATTAATATTACAAAGTGAAGATTGAACGGAAAAAGAAAGGGGCATTCCACCATGGCACCATTTAAGCCTTATTCAGTGGAGCAAGGAGAGCTAATCCCGACGTATTTTGGGGATTTGATTCCTTCTGATCACCTTGCTCGCACTGTTAACGACATTGTTGATGAACTAAATATTTCTCATATGACAATTCACTATAAAAATCGTGGTCAAGAAGCTTACCATCCGAAGATGTTGATTAAGATTCTCTTTTATGGCTATCAAACGGGTGTGTTTTCATCCCGTAAATTGCATACGGCAATTCAAGAAAGCATTCCCTTTCGCTGGCTGGCCGGTGGCCAGAAGCCTGATCACCGCACTATTAGTGATTTTCGAAAAAACAACATAAATAATTTGGCCCCTTTATTTAGTCAGGTTATTCTAATCGCTAAAGAATTAGGTCATGTATCCATGGCACATGTAAGCATTGACGGTTCAAAGTTCAAGGCTAATGCTTCAAAGCACAAAGCGATGACACGCGGCTATATGAAAAAAGAAATTAAGCGTATGGAACAGCTTATTGCCGATCACTTGAACGAAGCCCAGCTGCAAGATGCCATCGAAGATGAACAAACGGAACCCACAAGTCGAGGTATACAAGATCATCAAAAGCGCCTGGAAACGATCAAGGAAGCATTACAAAAACTAGAAGAACGCAAACCTGAATCAGCTTTAGCAACAGCTGACAAGGATCAGGCTAATTTTACGGACGATGATTCACGAATTATGAACACCCGGACACAAGGCGTGATACAAGGCTACAATCCACAAGTTGCAGTTGATTCAGACCGTGGCTTTATCGTTGGAATGGCCATGAGTAATAATTCCAGTGATCAACAACAGTTTGAAAATGTCTTATCCTCTATTCGGGAGAATATGGGTGCCATGCCAGAGATTGTTACAGCAGATGCCGGTTATTTTAGTGCAGCCAACATTCAACAAGCCGAAACCTATGGAGTAGATGCCTATATTGCAGCAACCAAAGAAGGCAAACAAAATGGTAATCCTTATGACAAGTCGAATTTCACTTATGACCAAGAGCAAGATACTTATATCTGCCCTATTGGTCAAAACATGGTGCTTAAAAAAGTTAAATACCGCCATCATGAGACCAGACCTACAACATGGATTTATGAAGGTCAAGCATGCTTAGACTGCCCCTTTCAAAGTGAGTGTGTAAAATCTAAAACAGGCAAAAGAACTATACAACGTACAGAAGCTGATCCAATACGTGAAGCTATGAGAACGAAAGTTCAAAGTGACGAAGGGAAAGACATTTACAAGAAACGTAAAGCAATTGTAGAGCCGGTGTTTGGGCAACTGAAAGCGTGTCAAGGCTTTCGGCAATTTCACCTCCGCGGAAAAGAAAAAGTTTCGGGTGAATTTGTGCTGCTTGCGTTGGCTCATAACCTTAGGAAGCTTCATTTTCTTAAGCATCCAAAAAACGTGTTAAAGCAAACAAGGGATAAGTCTGTCCAAAATCTGAAAAAGTTATCATAAAGGGCACGGATAAGGCTGGATTTAAACACTATTCACTTCAAAATAGCGTTTTTTTGGAGAAATATGCTCAAAAAGTTAAATCTGACCCCTTAAATAACATTCCGTCGGACAGACTCCTAGATGAGACCCCACAGCGCGGTATAGGGGAAGGAAGGCTAAAACCGCGACGTCCTGTCGCAACGCCTTCATGACCCACGTCCTGTGGGCCCGAGGCTCATCAGCGCCCACTGGACGCGGAGTGTTTTCCCCGAGCGATTGCCAGAAGCATTTCTAAACTGTCAAGTTATCTAATACTATTCAAGAAGCGTTTAAGTATTAATTAAGTGGCTTCCCGGAGAGGAGATCACGATCTTATCGTTTAGTTTGTTCATCAGATCCAAAAAAATCCGAACTGATTTGTTGTCTCAGTTCGGATTGTTTCATGTGGATCATGCGTGTGCTGGGGCTGGGATGTCGCTTTCGCTGTAGCGATGGTCGAGGTCGACGAATTTGTTATATTCTTTAACAAAGGCCAATTCGACTGTACCAACAGGACCGTTACGCTGTTTGGAAATAATGATTTCAATGATGTTCTGCTTCTCAGACTCCTGATCGTAATAGTCGTCTCTATATAAGAAGCCAACAATATCAGCATCTTGCTCAATACTGCCTGATTCTCTGAGGTCGGACATCATCGGCCGTTTGTCCTGACGAGATTCAACACCACGTGATAGCTGGGACAAAGCTATGAGGGGCACTTCTAATTCCCGTGCCAGTGCTTTAAGGCTTCGGGAGATTTCGGAGACTTCCTGCTGGCGGTTCTCACGTGAGTTCGCACTGCCTTGGATCAATTGTAAATAGTCAATGACAATCATGCCAAGGCCATGTTCCTGCTTCAACCGGCGGCATTTTGACCTAATTTCATTCACACGGATACCAGGCGAATCATCGATAAAGATGCCGGCATTGGACAAGCTTCCCATCGCCATCGTCAACTTGCCCCAGTCCTCTGCTTCCAGACTCCCTGTACGAAGACGCTGGGCATCGATATTACCTTCCGCACACAACATACGTGACACCAGCTGATCAGCCCCCATCTCAAGACTGAAGATGGCCACATTCTCCTCTGTATTAATCGCCACGTTCTGAGCGATATTCAAAGCAAAAGCCGTCTTACCTACTGACGGACGGGCAGCGATAATAATTAAATCATTGCGCTGGAAACCTGATGTAATCTGGTCCAAATCACGAAACCCGGTTGGTACACCGGTGATGTCTGCGTTATTATGATGGAGCATTTCAATATTGTCATAGACATCAATCAGAACATCTTTTATTTCTTTAAATGCGCCGGTGTTTCTGCGGCTGGAAACGTCAAGGATGTTTTTCTCAGCTTCGTTTAAAATGTCTTCAACATCGTCTTCTTTTTCATAACTGGTTGAAACGATATCGGTTGCCGTCCGAATCAGCCGGCGGAGCAAAGCTTTCTCCTCAACGATCTTGCTGTAGTATTCGATATTGGCCGCAGTCGGCACACTTCCGGCAAGATCAGACAGATACGAAACCCCGCCTGCCTCATCGAGTGTTTTCTCGTTGGCAAGTGCAGTGGTCACAGTTACAAGGTCAATGGGTTCACCACGATCGGTCAGCTTGGTCATCGTGTCAAAAATACGCTGGTGGGCTGCACGGTAAAAATCAGCAGGCAACAGACGTTCAGCGGCTGATGAGAATGCTTCCGGTTCAAGAAAAACGGCACCCAATACGGCTTGTTCTGCTTCTATATTATGCGGAGGTGTGCGATCACTCCATGACTCATTCATGTATATTCCCCCTCTCCCAGAGGCTCTGCCCATTCGTCATAAGAGAAGGACCTTAATGAAGGTCCTTTACTCTGCAACCACTTGCACCTGAATCGTGCCGGTCACCTCATGATGCAATTTAACCGGGACGCGTGTATGTCCAAGTGACCGAATAGGTTCATCCAGTTCAATTCTCCGTTTGTCAATTTTATATCCGTAGTCCTTTTTCAGGGTATCGGCGATATGTTTATTGGTAACAGAGCCGAATAATGTACCGCCTTCCCCAGACTTGGCTTTAACTTTAACAGTCAGATCAGCGAGTTTATTTTTAAAATCAATGGCTTCATCTTTTTCTTCCTGTTCACGCTGGGCGTTTTTCTTTTTCTTGGCATTGAGGGCATCCAGGTTGGCTTTTGTCGCCTCTTCAGCCAGTTTGTGTTTCAAGAGATAGTTGCGGGCATAGCCATCTGCCACATCTTTCACTTCACCTTTTTTACCTGTTCCTTTTACGTCTTTCAGAAAAATGACTTTCATGTTTCGTCTCCCCCTTCAAAATAATCACTGAGCAGATCTTTCAATAAGGCTTCAGCATCTGCAATTGTTGTGTCTTCAATTTGCGTTGCGGCATTGGTCAAGTGGCCGCCGCCATTCATTTGTTCCATAATGACTTGCACATTAACCCTGCCAAGTGACCTTGCGCTAATGCCAATCCTGCCGTCTTTTCGTTCAGATATGACGAAGGATGCTTCAACACCTGACATGGTCAACAAGGTGTCAGCAGCTTGGGCAATCAAAATTGGATTGTACGTCTTGCCTTCTTCTCCTTTGGCAATGGCAACATTATCATGGGACATATCCGCAGTTTCAACGAGCCTGCTCCGTTTGATATAAAGGTCAAGATCCTCTTTGAGAAACTGTTGGACCAATATTGTATCAGCGCCCTGAGATCTCAGATAAGATGCCGCATCAAATGTTCTGGACCCCGTCCTGAGGGTGAAGCTTTTCGTATCAACGATAATGCCTGCTAGGAGTGCAGTCGCTTCAAGCATTTTGAGTTTAAGTTTTTTCGGCTGGTATTCCAGCAGTTCAGTTACCAACTCAGCCGTGGATGATGCATAAGGTTCCATATAAACGAGGGTCGGGCTCTCGACGAATTCTTCTGCCCGGCGGTGATGATCGATCACCACTTTGTTATCTGTTTTGTTCAGAAGCCGCGGATGAACGACCATAGAAGGTTTATGCACATCAACCACAACAATCAGACTGTCTGATGTTGTAAGGTCTTCTGCTTCCTCTGGGGTGACAAAATACTCCCAGACATCCTCATCCTGTTTGACCGCTTCAATTAAACGGTGGACCCCTGTGTCATTATCATCTGGATCAAACACAACATAACCGTTCACATCGTTAGCCCGGGCAATATTGGAAACACCTATTGCTGCCCCAATCGCATCCATGTCAGGCATCTGATGCCCCATTATGATCACATTATCACTGTCTTTCACAAGTTCACGCAAAGCATGTGAAATTACACGGGCACGTACTCGGGTGCGTTTTTCCATTGGATTTGTTTTGCCGCCATAGAAGCGAACTTTACCCGACTCGTCTTTAATGGCGACTTGGTCACCACCGCGTCCGAGCACAAGATCAAGGCTCGACTGTGCAAGTTCTCCAAGTGCCGGAAGCGGTATCCGGCTCGCCCCCACACCTATACTGATCGTAAGCGGAACGTTTTGTTCGGTATCGATATTACGTACTTCATCCAGAATATCAAACCGGTTTTTCTCAAGTTTCTCAAGAATCGCTTGGGAAGCAATCGCGAGAAAACGTTCCTGTGATGTCCGTTTCAGATAAAGACCATTCTCATGAGACCAGTTATTTAAAAGAGCCGTAACCTGAGAATTCAGCTGACTTTTACGGGTGTCTTCCATGTTTTGAGTGATTTCATCATAATTATCGAGATATATTACGGCTAAAACCGTCTGTTCTTCTTTAAATTTCTTCTCAATATCAACTTGTTCTGTACGATCGAATAAATAAAGCAGACGTTCTTCTTTTTTAATCGTTACTTTAAATACATAGTCGCCAAACTGAAGCATGTAATCCTCGTCATCTTCAATATGTTCTTTTAGATCCTCAGAAAAGATATTGAGTGATTTCCCTATCAGGGTATCTTCCCCGACAAGGTTGCTGATATAGGAGTTGGTCCATTCAATCATATATTCGTCATTATACAATATAATACCAATCGGCATCTCGAGCAAGGCTTCCTCGCCCACTTTTTTAATACGGGCACTGAGCGTCGAAATATAGCTTTCTGTTTCATATATGAGTGTCTTTTCCACCCACAAACTGTAGTAAATGGATAACCCTAACAAAACGGTCATCACAATGCCAAGCACCCAGTTGAAATACCATATAAAAGCTAACAGACCGATCGATAAACCATAAATCACAAGTAAATGGCTTCCGAGTTTACGTTTTCTATTGATACCAGGCAATCTCATCAGCTCCTGTTTTCCTGCTTTTGGTGAAAGGACTCTGTTTCCGCTGCCTTCCACTTTGTTCTTTAATCGGTCTATTTTTCACGATTTTCCATACGCTCCCTGACCCCAAATCCAATATCGACAATACCGATTAACCGGATAATGTAAAGCATAATAAATGGCAATAATAATGTTACAACGACTGCGACAACAGGGATTGCTTTTGATAGGGATTTCGTATGAGCAAAAAAGAAAATAAACGAAAAGCCCTGCAATGTCAACAACAAGCCAACAAGCATCATAGCGTTATTTGCTGCCAGCAGAATCAGACTATCTGCATCCTGCACAAACAACCCGGCTATAAGTGCAAAAAAGTAGATCCATATAATCGATGTCGGTAAGCGCATGGAACGAAATGGCGGGAATCGATACGTCTTTCGTTCAATACGATTCAGCACTTTATAACTGAGCCACTGGGTGATAAAGGCCATAAAGATCGAAGCAACAGCGAGACCAGCCGGCATATAGTCCGGCAATTGCTTGAATTGCTCTTTCATGGTTTCCATTTGCTGACTCGCTTCTTCGTTAAGCCCAACTGTCGAAACAATCTCTTCTGTCATACTCAGCGACCTGTCAATCAGTTCGTTCGTTTCATCAATCCAATTGACGTCGAACACAAACTGACTGAACACAAATACGAAGGCCAAACCAGCCACAAATCCGATAGTTCCGCTCGCCCATGTTTCGTAAGGGGTAAGTTTTTTGCGGAGGGCGACACCGATCATAATGCCGCCAAATGCTGCTGACACAGCAACTGGGATTGCGACTAGCGTGCCAAATAATAAGGCTAAAATTTGTGTAACTGCAAACATCAAGCCGACAGCTTTCAGGTCATACCTGGCTGCATACACCACGAATGGAATCGGCAAAGCGATGTTGGCAAATATGTTTAAGACGGGAATAAACATAGCAACGATTAACAGTGCAATGAAAACAGCACTCATCATTGCCCCGTCTGCCATTTTCTTTGATACATTCACGACTTCGGACACCTCTGTTACCCTGTTCAGGGCACTTTGTCTAAACGCTTCATTACTCTATGATAACATGATTTCCGGTTTAATTGGTGTATGATCTGCCAGAAATAATTTCCCGGGCAATAATCGACAACTTTCATTTCGTTTTGATATGTTCATTGCATCATAAGCACCTTACAAGCAGTCTTGCTCTTTTTCAGTTATAATGGTCGGTATGCGAACATTAAACTCAAAAGGATGATGGCAATGGTGCTCTGGCACACCTTCATACATAGTCTTAAGCTGCCAAGCAAACAAGCGATGTTTAAATTAAACCGTACCGGCATGGATATGGCTGTGATCTATATGCTAATTCTCATTTTCCTGAGCTCCATACCAACAGCTGTTCATATGCTCACATCAGGTACGAATGAAGCAGGAATAAATATTGCGTTTTGGCTCGTCTACTTTTTCTTTATTTTTTATCTGCCGAT
This sequence is a window from Lentibacillus sp. JNUCC-1. Protein-coding genes within it:
- the rplI gene encoding 50S ribosomal protein L9 — encoded protein: MKVIFLKDVKGTGKKGEVKDVADGYARNYLLKHKLAEEATKANLDALNAKKKKNAQREQEEKDEAIDFKNKLADLTVKVKAKSGEGGTLFGSVTNKHIADTLKKDYGYKIDKRRIELDEPIRSLGHTRVPVKLHHEVTGTIQVQVVAE
- a CDS encoding DHH family phosphoesterase is translated as MPGINRKRKLGSHLLVIYGLSIGLLAFIWYFNWVLGIVMTVLLGLSIYYSLWVEKTLIYETESYISTLSARIKKVGEEALLEMPIGIILYNDEYMIEWTNSYISNLVGEDTLIGKSLNIFSEDLKEHIEDDEDYMLQFGDYVFKVTIKKEERLLYLFDRTEQVDIEKKFKEEQTVLAVIYLDNYDEITQNMEDTRKSQLNSQVTALLNNWSHENGLYLKRTSQERFLAIASQAILEKLEKNRFDILDEVRNIDTEQNVPLTISIGVGASRIPLPALGELAQSSLDLVLGRGGDQVAIKDESGKVRFYGGKTNPMEKRTRVRARVISHALRELVKDSDNVIIMGHQMPDMDAIGAAIGVSNIARANDVNGYVVFDPDDNDTGVHRLIEAVKQDEDVWEYFVTPEEAEDLTTSDSLIVVVDVHKPSMVVHPRLLNKTDNKVVIDHHRRAEEFVESPTLVYMEPYASSTAELVTELLEYQPKKLKLKMLEATALLAGIIVDTKSFTLRTGSRTFDAASYLRSQGADTILVQQFLKEDLDLYIKRSRLVETADMSHDNVAIAKGEEGKTYNPILIAQAADTLLTMSGVEASFVISERKDGRIGISARSLGRVNVQVIMEQMNGGGHLTNAATQIEDTTIADAEALLKDLLSDYFEGGDET
- the dnaB gene encoding replicative DNA helicase, with translation MNESWSDRTPPHNIEAEQAVLGAVFLEPEAFSSAAERLLPADFYRAAHQRIFDTMTKLTDRGEPIDLVTVTTALANEKTLDEAGGVSYLSDLAGSVPTAANIEYYSKIVEEKALLRRLIRTATDIVSTSYEKEDDVEDILNEAEKNILDVSSRRNTGAFKEIKDVLIDVYDNIEMLHHNNADITGVPTGFRDLDQITSGFQRNDLIIIAARPSVGKTAFALNIAQNVAINTEENVAIFSLEMGADQLVSRMLCAEGNIDAQRLRTGSLEAEDWGKLTMAMGSLSNAGIFIDDSPGIRVNEIRSKCRRLKQEHGLGMIVIDYLQLIQGSANSRENRQQEVSEISRSLKALARELEVPLIALSQLSRGVESRQDKRPMMSDLRESGSIEQDADIVGFLYRDDYYDQESEKQNIIEIIISKQRNGPVGTVELAFVKEYNKFVDLDHRYSESDIPAPAHA
- a CDS encoding IS1182 family transposase, translated to MLASQQSLNISSYTDLYEIIIPNDNFLRRINELVDFSFIIEELKNKYSHNNGRNAVSPIRMFKYLLLKRIYDLSDSDVVERSRYDMSFKYFLEMAPEDPVIDSSSLTKFRKLRLEDKNMLDLLINKTVEIGIEQGVLESNILIVDATHTASRNNSKSANDFLKEKAKLVRKAVYGFDESMKEKFPVKPSYDDINETTEYCESLIKTIEQEPEISNMPTVKERINLLKEVLDDCEHQTVLSDDQDARTGHKTSDSSFFGYKTHLAISRERIITAASVTTGEKSDGKYLKELVQKSKDAGMKVDTVIGDTAYSGTNNLKLAKEESFQLVSKLHPVITNGKRHDTGFEFNKDADMFVCPAGHLATKKLYKNRKNRNAQLKFYFDVDKCKTCPLRDGCYKDGAKTKTYSVSVKSTEHKDQEAFQQSEAFKEIAKDRYMIEAKNSELKNRHGYDRAAYSGLFGMELQSAATIFVVNLKRIMKLIDKKEQASE
- a CDS encoding IS1182 family transposase, with protein sequence MAPFKPYSVEQGELIPTYFGDLIPSDHLARTVNDIVDELNISHMTIHYKNRGQEAYHPKMLIKILFYGYQTGVFSSRKLHTAIQESIPFRWLAGGQKPDHRTISDFRKNNINNLAPLFSQVILIAKELGHVSMAHVSIDGSKFKANASKHKAMTRGYMKKEIKRMEQLIADHLNEAQLQDAIEDEQTEPTSRGIQDHQKRLETIKEALQKLEERKPESALATADKDQANFTDDDSRIMNTRTQGVIQGYNPQVAVDSDRGFIVGMAMSNNSSDQQQFENVLSSIRENMGAMPEIVTADAGYFSAANIQQAETYGVDAYIAATKEGKQNGNPYDKSNFTYDQEQDTYICPIGQNMVLKKVKYRHHETRPTTWIYEGQACLDCPFQSECVKSKTGKRTIQRTEADPIREAMRTKVQSDEGKDIYKKRKAIVEPVFGQLKACQGFRQFHLRGKEKVSGEFVLLALAHNLRKLHFLKHPKNVLKQTRDKSVQNLKKLS
- a CDS encoding YybS family protein — translated: MNVSKKMADGAMMSAVFIALLIVAMFIPVLNIFANIALPIPFVVYAARYDLKAVGLMFAVTQILALLFGTLVAIPVAVSAAFGGIMIGVALRKKLTPYETWASGTIGFVAGLAFVFVFSQFVFDVNWIDETNELIDRSLSMTEEIVSTVGLNEEASQQMETMKEQFKQLPDYMPAGLAVASIFMAFITQWLSYKVLNRIERKTYRFPPFRSMRLPTSIIWIYFFALIAGLFVQDADSLILLAANNAMMLVGLLLTLQGFSFIFFFAHTKSLSKAIPVVAVVVTLLLPFIMLYIIRLIGIVDIGFGVRERMENREK